The Fusarium keratoplasticum isolate Fu6.1 chromosome 8, whole genome shotgun sequence genome includes a region encoding these proteins:
- a CDS encoding MRNA cleavage and polyadenylation factor CLP1 — translation MSIPGLGQIPSQPTASSTRVLALRPVCEWRFQVSHGSSVIVKVLSGTAEKDGVELAPRNAYNFSGVKSKILTWHGCELEIDGRCDSESIADYGNPTENVANSHLNLHGQLNDMRQAAAREGREGPRVLITGGVNTGKTTLARTLTSYATRQGYQPLVVNADPKEGLLSLPGTLSASVLATVMDPEAVDGWGSTPTSGPSSVPVKLPLVFYYGLESPEEDPDFYRELVSKLAGSVSGRLNEDENVKNSGVIIDGTGLPEQTKDGFDLVAHIVDEFSINVIIVVGSSHLGGELTKRFASERTSLGEPISVVPLDKSDGVVERDEMFMQHAREAAIKEYFFGDSRRTLSPLIQQVDFDNVVVYHTPEHPTYNGETLAREEPSTPMQHWTLAIMHATPKESPDTVRAAGVMGFLYVSDVDEERRKIKLLSPVSGRLGDQPLVWGKWPEPYINLLG, via the exons ATGTCGATTCCAGGCCTGGGCCAGATCCCCTCGCAG CCCACCGCCTCTTCTACCCgcgtcctcgccctccgTCCCGTCTGCGAATGGCGATTCCAAGTGTCCCACGGCTCGTCCGTCATTGTCAAGGTCCTCTCTGGCACAGCTGAGAAGGACGGCGTCGAGCTAGCCCCCCGCAATGCGTATAACTTTTCCGGCGTCAAGTCCAAGATCCTGACCTGGCACGGATGCGAGCTCGAGATTGACGGTCGCTGCGACAGCGAATCCATCGCCGACTACGGGAACCCGACCGAGAATGTCGCCAATTCGCATCTGAACCTGCATGGGCAGCTTAACGATATGCGCCAAGCGGCggcaagagaaggaagagaagggccGAGGGTTCTTATTACAGGAGGAGTCAACACGGGCAAGACGACGCTGGCAAGGACTCTGACGAGTTATGCGACGAGACAGGGCTACCAGCCTCTGGTGGTGAACGCAGACCCCAAGGAAGGGCTGCTTAGTCTTCCAGGGACGCTGAGCGCCAGCGTGCTTGCGACTGTCATGGATCCTGAGGCTGTGGACGGTTGGGGTAGTACGCCAACGAGTGGTCCAAGCAGCGTCCCTGTCAAGCTACCTTTGGTCTTCTACTATGGACTAGAGTCTCCTGAGGAGGATCCCGACTTTTACCGTGAGCTCGTCAGTAAACTGGCCGGTAGCGTGAGTGGACGGTTGaacgaggacgagaatgTCAAGAATTCAGGTGTCATCATCGATGGCACGGGTCTCCCCGAGCAGACCAAGGACGGGTTCGACCTTGTTGCGCATATTGTTGATGAATTCTCCA TCAATGTTATCATTGTGGTTGGCTCCTCGCATCTTGGCGGAGAGTTGACCAAGCGCTTTGCAAGCGAGCGGACGAGCCTTGGAGAGCCTATCAGTGTGGTGCCCTTGGACAAGTCTGATGGCGTCGTTGAGCGTGACGAAATGTTTATGCAGCACGCAAGGGAGGCTGCTATCAAGGAGTACTTCTTTGGCGACTCGAGACGGACCTTGAGCCCCCTGATTCAGCAAGTAGACTTTGACAATGTCGTCGTGTACCATACACCAGAGC ACCCGACCTACAACGGCGAGACATTAGCCCGCGAAGAGCCGTCGACCCCAATGCAACACTGGACGCTGGCCATTATGCACGCGACACCTAAGGAGTCGCCCGATACGGTCCGCGCCGCAGGCGTCATGGGTTTCCTCTACGTGTCCGATGTGGACGAGGAGCGACGCAAGATCAAGCTACTCTCGCCGGTGAGCGGGCGGTTGGGCGACCAGCCACTCGTGTGGGGGAAGTGGCCGGAGCCGTACATTAACCTGCTCGGATGA